A region from the Bactrocera dorsalis isolate Fly_Bdor chromosome 1, ASM2337382v1, whole genome shotgun sequence genome encodes:
- the LOC105234134 gene encoding apoptosis-resistant E3 ubiquitin protein ligase 1 isoform X2, with amino-acid sequence MSKRLMKLLVALVLTLMFTVSLLKLVLLLWSTYPTWLYADIASPNEPNTVDEWLEQQQLSQYKQLFRDKGISSLSSCGDPERLPELPPGDEQRLQRAALHLQQKLILREWLRDHRLQHHYQRLLAVEVASLEDVYWLEDSRATKILGKDWQLWSQARQNLPTSKAQLDALKAQLWSTVVKSSQHQDAWTWGGMLVVSVSVAGLVTLAAMTQPSLAPEARHSLLQYVTGKYLLPANCKVQWDWKDPAAVGGTMCFVVRFFQRNGQPYPICDTDQFFVEVTEGTRKVVTISELGSSTDPNNANIAKVKFTVRTAGQYKISVLIGSSHISGSPFTKTFVPGPIDARRSRFIRPASTVICCAGTPTMLHIEPRDEFGNACNFDENDDPVKGYRVEIFDLNGEPIEKLHHAIAFNYDRVNTRVAVTALFPEPICLRAVISYLQQKLPNGDFDIIVLSGSDTTLVHKNIASRKHNICYEAKLLSIYGTPKSKPRKVLCYVGPKQVTIKEMILKFIPKRIATFRLCPSTKFHFLPTMATQPHGPVFIIDDGAQPKIELASRDRNIIAATFTHFLLKNIGGSETFKDKQDFFYHEVRKFHASYYHEKLALRVNREKILESSMKATKGFSVSDWCGNFEVTFQGEQGIDWGGLRREWFELVCSALFDPRGGLFCTFHDKHQALVHPNPNRPSHLKLKHFEFAGKIVGKCLYESALGGTYRQLVRARFTRSFLAQLIGLRVHYKYFEQDDPDLYLSKIKYILDTDLDATDSLELYFVEEVYDTSGQLSKTVELTPNGSKVRVSNATKNQYLDALAQQRLCSSVKEEVDAFLKGLNGIIPDNLLSIFDENELELLMCGTGEYSIADFKAHHIINGNSTEFRRVLAWFWAAVSNFSQTEMARLLQFTTGCSQLPPGGFQELNPQFQITAAPTFGNLPTAHTCFNQLCLPDYESYEQFEKALLLAISEGSEGFGMV; translated from the exons GCATCTCCTCTTTGTCCAGTTGTGGCGATCCGGAACGTCTCCCCGAATTGCCACCTGGCGATGAACAACGCTTACAACGCGCCGCATtacatttacaacaaaaactcatTTTACGCGAATGGTTACGTGACCATCGCTTACAACACCACTATCAGCGTCTACTAGCCGTCGAAGTAGCGTCACTCGAAGATGTCTACTGGTTGGAGGATTCACGTGCTACAAAAATACTCGGTAAAGATTGGCAGCTATGGTCGCAAGCACGACAAAATCTGCCCACATCCAAGGCACAATTGGATGCACTTAAGGCGCAACTTTGGTCGACCGTTGTGAAATCCAGTCAACATCAAGATGCCTGGACATGGGGTGGCATGTTAGTCGTGTCCGTATCGGTGGCCGGACTTGTCACATTGGCCGCCATGACACAGCCATCACTGGCGCCGGAAGCACGTCATTCACTGCTACAATATGTGACTGGGAAATATTTATTACCTGCCAATTGCAAAGTGCAATGGGACTGGAAGGATCCAGCGGCAGTAGGTGGCACTATGTGCTTTGTAGTACGTTTTTTCCAACGTAACGGACAGCCTTATCCCATCTGTGATACAGATCAATTTTTTGTCGAAGTCACCGAAGGTACACGTAAGGTTGTAACAATTAGCGAGCTGGGCTCGTCAACAGATCCCAATAATGCGAATATCGCCAAAGTGAAGTTCACTGTACGCACAGCGGGACAATATAAAATCTCTGTACTCATCGGTTCCAGTCATATTTCCGGTTCACCTTTCACCAAAACCTTTGTACCCGGACCAATAGATGCGCGTCGCTCGCGATTCATACGTCCGGCTAGCACGGTAATATGTTGTGCCGGTACGCCGACAATGTTACATATTGAACCGCGTGATGAATTCGGTAATGCTTGTAATTTCGATGAAAACGATGATCCAGTAAAG GGCTATCGTGTCGAGATTTTCGATTTGAATGGCGAACCCATTGAAAAACTACATCACGCCATCGCCTTCAACTATGACCGCGTGAATACGCGTGTTGCTGTGACGGCGCTGTTCCCGGAGCCAATATGTCTGCGTGCCGTTATAAGCTACCTTCAACAGAAGCTGCCAAACGGTGATTTTGACATCATTGTGCTTAGTG GCAGTGACACCACGTTAGTGCATAAAAATATCGCATCACGTAAACATAATATTTGCTATGAAGCCAAATTATTAAGCATCTACGGCACACCGAAGAGTAAACCACGTAAAGTTCTCTGCTATGTGGGGCCCAAACAA GTGACCATCAAAGAGATGATACTCAAATTTATACCCAAACGCATTGCGACATTCCGTCTGTGTCCATCAactaaattccattttttgcccACAATGGCCACACAACCACATGGACCGGTATTTATAATTGATGATGGCGCCCAGCCGAAAATCGAATTAGCATCACGTGATCGCAATATTATTGCAGCaacttttacacattttttgttgaagAATATTGGTGGTTCGGAAACGTTTAAGGATAAACAGGACTTTTTCTACCACGAAGTGCGCAAATTTCATGCGAGCTATTATCATGAGAAGCTCGCATTGAGGGTGAATCGTGAAAAGATATTAGAGAGCAGCATGAAAGCCACTAAAGGTTTTTCCGTATCCGACTGGTGTGGTAACTTTGAGGTTACATTTCAGGGAGAACAAG GCATCGATTGGGGTGGCTTACGGCGTGAATGGTTCGAATTGGTTTGCAGCGCATTGTTCGATCCACGCGGCGGTCTCTTCTGCACATTTCATGACAAACATCAAGCGCTGGTGCATCCAAATCCAAATCGACCATCACATCTCAAGCTGAAACATTTCGAATTTGCCGGCAAGATTGTGGgtaaatgtttgtatgaaagcGCATTGGGCGGCACTTATCGGCAACTGGTGCGAGCACGTTTTACCAGATCATTTCTGGCGCAACTCATCGGTTTGCGCGTGCACTATAAG TACTTCGAACAAGACGATCCCGATTTGTATCTAtccaaaatcaaatatattttagataCAGATTTAGATGCAACCGATTCATTAGAATTGTATTTCGTCGAAGAAGTTTACGATACCAGCGGGCAATTGAGCAAAACTGTTGAGCTAACGCCGAATGGGTCGAAGGTGCGCGTCTCGAATGCGACTAAAAATCAATATCTGGACGCTTTGGCGCAACAACGGCTCTGCAGTAGCGTTAAAGAAGAAGTTGATGCATTTCTAAAGGGACTAAATGGTATTATACCGGATAATTTGCTAAGCATTTTCGATGAGAACGAATTAGAG CTTTTGATGTGCGGCACCGGCGAATATTCGATAGCCGACTTCAAGGCTCATCATATCATAAATGGGAATTCTACTGAGTTTCGACGTGTGCTGGCTTGGTTCTGGGCGGCTGTTAGTAATTTTAGTCAAACTGAAATGGCACGTTTGCTGCAATTCACTACAGGTTGTTCACAATTGCCACCAGGCGGTTTTCAGGAATTGAATCCACAATTTCAAATAACTGCAGCGCCGACATTCGGTAATCTACCGACAGCGCACACGTG CTTTAATCAGCTCTGCCTGCCCGACTACGAGAGTTACGAACAATTTGAGAAGGCACTTCTACTGGCTATAAGTGAGGGCAGTGAAGGTTTTGGCATGGTCTAA
- the LOC105234134 gene encoding apoptosis-resistant E3 ubiquitin protein ligase 1 isoform X1 produces the protein MSKRLMKLLVALVLTLMFTVSLLKLVLLLWSTYPTWLYADIASPNEPNTVDEWLEQQQLSQYKQLFRDKGISSLSSCGDPERLPELPPGDEQRLQRAALHLQQKLILREWLRDHRLQHHYQRLLAVEVASLEDVYWLEDSRATKILGKDWQLWSQARQNLPTSKAQLDALKAQLWSTVVKSSQHQDAWTWGGMLVVSVSVAGLVTLAAMTQPSLAPEARHSLLQYVTGKYLLPANCKVQWDWKDPAAVGGTMCFVVRFFQRNGQPYPICDTDQFFVEVTEGTRKVVTISELGSSTDPNNANIAKVKFTVRTAGQYKISVLIGSSHISGSPFTKTFVPGPIDARRSRFIRPASTVICCAGTPTMLHIEPRDEFGNACNFDENDDPVKGYRVEIFDLNGEPIEKLHHAIAFNYDRVNTRVAVTALFPEPICLRAVISYLQQKLPNGDFDIIVLSGSDTTLVHKNIASRKHNICYEAKLLSIYGTPKSKPRKVLCYVGPKQNSLIFQVTIKEMILKFIPKRIATFRLCPSTKFHFLPTMATQPHGPVFIIDDGAQPKIELASRDRNIIAATFTHFLLKNIGGSETFKDKQDFFYHEVRKFHASYYHEKLALRVNREKILESSMKATKGFSVSDWCGNFEVTFQGEQGIDWGGLRREWFELVCSALFDPRGGLFCTFHDKHQALVHPNPNRPSHLKLKHFEFAGKIVGKCLYESALGGTYRQLVRARFTRSFLAQLIGLRVHYKYFEQDDPDLYLSKIKYILDTDLDATDSLELYFVEEVYDTSGQLSKTVELTPNGSKVRVSNATKNQYLDALAQQRLCSSVKEEVDAFLKGLNGIIPDNLLSIFDENELELLMCGTGEYSIADFKAHHIINGNSTEFRRVLAWFWAAVSNFSQTEMARLLQFTTGCSQLPPGGFQELNPQFQITAAPTFGNLPTAHTCFNQLCLPDYESYEQFEKALLLAISEGSEGFGMV, from the exons GCATCTCCTCTTTGTCCAGTTGTGGCGATCCGGAACGTCTCCCCGAATTGCCACCTGGCGATGAACAACGCTTACAACGCGCCGCATtacatttacaacaaaaactcatTTTACGCGAATGGTTACGTGACCATCGCTTACAACACCACTATCAGCGTCTACTAGCCGTCGAAGTAGCGTCACTCGAAGATGTCTACTGGTTGGAGGATTCACGTGCTACAAAAATACTCGGTAAAGATTGGCAGCTATGGTCGCAAGCACGACAAAATCTGCCCACATCCAAGGCACAATTGGATGCACTTAAGGCGCAACTTTGGTCGACCGTTGTGAAATCCAGTCAACATCAAGATGCCTGGACATGGGGTGGCATGTTAGTCGTGTCCGTATCGGTGGCCGGACTTGTCACATTGGCCGCCATGACACAGCCATCACTGGCGCCGGAAGCACGTCATTCACTGCTACAATATGTGACTGGGAAATATTTATTACCTGCCAATTGCAAAGTGCAATGGGACTGGAAGGATCCAGCGGCAGTAGGTGGCACTATGTGCTTTGTAGTACGTTTTTTCCAACGTAACGGACAGCCTTATCCCATCTGTGATACAGATCAATTTTTTGTCGAAGTCACCGAAGGTACACGTAAGGTTGTAACAATTAGCGAGCTGGGCTCGTCAACAGATCCCAATAATGCGAATATCGCCAAAGTGAAGTTCACTGTACGCACAGCGGGACAATATAAAATCTCTGTACTCATCGGTTCCAGTCATATTTCCGGTTCACCTTTCACCAAAACCTTTGTACCCGGACCAATAGATGCGCGTCGCTCGCGATTCATACGTCCGGCTAGCACGGTAATATGTTGTGCCGGTACGCCGACAATGTTACATATTGAACCGCGTGATGAATTCGGTAATGCTTGTAATTTCGATGAAAACGATGATCCAGTAAAG GGCTATCGTGTCGAGATTTTCGATTTGAATGGCGAACCCATTGAAAAACTACATCACGCCATCGCCTTCAACTATGACCGCGTGAATACGCGTGTTGCTGTGACGGCGCTGTTCCCGGAGCCAATATGTCTGCGTGCCGTTATAAGCTACCTTCAACAGAAGCTGCCAAACGGTGATTTTGACATCATTGTGCTTAGTG GCAGTGACACCACGTTAGTGCATAAAAATATCGCATCACGTAAACATAATATTTGCTATGAAGCCAAATTATTAAGCATCTACGGCACACCGAAGAGTAAACCACGTAAAGTTCTCTGCTATGTGGGGCCCAAACAA AATTCGCTTATTTTTCAGGTGACCATCAAAGAGATGATACTCAAATTTATACCCAAACGCATTGCGACATTCCGTCTGTGTCCATCAactaaattccattttttgcccACAATGGCCACACAACCACATGGACCGGTATTTATAATTGATGATGGCGCCCAGCCGAAAATCGAATTAGCATCACGTGATCGCAATATTATTGCAGCaacttttacacattttttgttgaagAATATTGGTGGTTCGGAAACGTTTAAGGATAAACAGGACTTTTTCTACCACGAAGTGCGCAAATTTCATGCGAGCTATTATCATGAGAAGCTCGCATTGAGGGTGAATCGTGAAAAGATATTAGAGAGCAGCATGAAAGCCACTAAAGGTTTTTCCGTATCCGACTGGTGTGGTAACTTTGAGGTTACATTTCAGGGAGAACAAG GCATCGATTGGGGTGGCTTACGGCGTGAATGGTTCGAATTGGTTTGCAGCGCATTGTTCGATCCACGCGGCGGTCTCTTCTGCACATTTCATGACAAACATCAAGCGCTGGTGCATCCAAATCCAAATCGACCATCACATCTCAAGCTGAAACATTTCGAATTTGCCGGCAAGATTGTGGgtaaatgtttgtatgaaagcGCATTGGGCGGCACTTATCGGCAACTGGTGCGAGCACGTTTTACCAGATCATTTCTGGCGCAACTCATCGGTTTGCGCGTGCACTATAAG TACTTCGAACAAGACGATCCCGATTTGTATCTAtccaaaatcaaatatattttagataCAGATTTAGATGCAACCGATTCATTAGAATTGTATTTCGTCGAAGAAGTTTACGATACCAGCGGGCAATTGAGCAAAACTGTTGAGCTAACGCCGAATGGGTCGAAGGTGCGCGTCTCGAATGCGACTAAAAATCAATATCTGGACGCTTTGGCGCAACAACGGCTCTGCAGTAGCGTTAAAGAAGAAGTTGATGCATTTCTAAAGGGACTAAATGGTATTATACCGGATAATTTGCTAAGCATTTTCGATGAGAACGAATTAGAG CTTTTGATGTGCGGCACCGGCGAATATTCGATAGCCGACTTCAAGGCTCATCATATCATAAATGGGAATTCTACTGAGTTTCGACGTGTGCTGGCTTGGTTCTGGGCGGCTGTTAGTAATTTTAGTCAAACTGAAATGGCACGTTTGCTGCAATTCACTACAGGTTGTTCACAATTGCCACCAGGCGGTTTTCAGGAATTGAATCCACAATTTCAAATAACTGCAGCGCCGACATTCGGTAATCTACCGACAGCGCACACGTG CTTTAATCAGCTCTGCCTGCCCGACTACGAGAGTTACGAACAATTTGAGAAGGCACTTCTACTGGCTATAAGTGAGGGCAGTGAAGGTTTTGGCATGGTCTAA
- the LOC105234134 gene encoding apoptosis-resistant E3 ubiquitin protein ligase 1 isoform X3, producing MWSPESEINSIAMATTMRHSQSSSSGISSLSSCGDPERLPELPPGDEQRLQRAALHLQQKLILREWLRDHRLQHHYQRLLAVEVASLEDVYWLEDSRATKILGKDWQLWSQARQNLPTSKAQLDALKAQLWSTVVKSSQHQDAWTWGGMLVVSVSVAGLVTLAAMTQPSLAPEARHSLLQYVTGKYLLPANCKVQWDWKDPAAVGGTMCFVVRFFQRNGQPYPICDTDQFFVEVTEGTRKVVTISELGSSTDPNNANIAKVKFTVRTAGQYKISVLIGSSHISGSPFTKTFVPGPIDARRSRFIRPASTVICCAGTPTMLHIEPRDEFGNACNFDENDDPVKGYRVEIFDLNGEPIEKLHHAIAFNYDRVNTRVAVTALFPEPICLRAVISYLQQKLPNGDFDIIVLSGSDTTLVHKNIASRKHNICYEAKLLSIYGTPKSKPRKVLCYVGPKQNSLIFQVTIKEMILKFIPKRIATFRLCPSTKFHFLPTMATQPHGPVFIIDDGAQPKIELASRDRNIIAATFTHFLLKNIGGSETFKDKQDFFYHEVRKFHASYYHEKLALRVNREKILESSMKATKGFSVSDWCGNFEVTFQGEQGIDWGGLRREWFELVCSALFDPRGGLFCTFHDKHQALVHPNPNRPSHLKLKHFEFAGKIVGKCLYESALGGTYRQLVRARFTRSFLAQLIGLRVHYKYFEQDDPDLYLSKIKYILDTDLDATDSLELYFVEEVYDTSGQLSKTVELTPNGSKVRVSNATKNQYLDALAQQRLCSSVKEEVDAFLKGLNGIIPDNLLSIFDENELELLMCGTGEYSIADFKAHHIINGNSTEFRRVLAWFWAAVSNFSQTEMARLLQFTTGCSQLPPGGFQELNPQFQITAAPTFGNLPTAHTCFNQLCLPDYESYEQFEKALLLAISEGSEGFGMV from the exons ATGTGGTCGCCGGAATCGGAAATTAATTCCATTGCAATGGCCACAACCATGCGTCATTCGCAGTCATCGTCATCAG GCATCTCCTCTTTGTCCAGTTGTGGCGATCCGGAACGTCTCCCCGAATTGCCACCTGGCGATGAACAACGCTTACAACGCGCCGCATtacatttacaacaaaaactcatTTTACGCGAATGGTTACGTGACCATCGCTTACAACACCACTATCAGCGTCTACTAGCCGTCGAAGTAGCGTCACTCGAAGATGTCTACTGGTTGGAGGATTCACGTGCTACAAAAATACTCGGTAAAGATTGGCAGCTATGGTCGCAAGCACGACAAAATCTGCCCACATCCAAGGCACAATTGGATGCACTTAAGGCGCAACTTTGGTCGACCGTTGTGAAATCCAGTCAACATCAAGATGCCTGGACATGGGGTGGCATGTTAGTCGTGTCCGTATCGGTGGCCGGACTTGTCACATTGGCCGCCATGACACAGCCATCACTGGCGCCGGAAGCACGTCATTCACTGCTACAATATGTGACTGGGAAATATTTATTACCTGCCAATTGCAAAGTGCAATGGGACTGGAAGGATCCAGCGGCAGTAGGTGGCACTATGTGCTTTGTAGTACGTTTTTTCCAACGTAACGGACAGCCTTATCCCATCTGTGATACAGATCAATTTTTTGTCGAAGTCACCGAAGGTACACGTAAGGTTGTAACAATTAGCGAGCTGGGCTCGTCAACAGATCCCAATAATGCGAATATCGCCAAAGTGAAGTTCACTGTACGCACAGCGGGACAATATAAAATCTCTGTACTCATCGGTTCCAGTCATATTTCCGGTTCACCTTTCACCAAAACCTTTGTACCCGGACCAATAGATGCGCGTCGCTCGCGATTCATACGTCCGGCTAGCACGGTAATATGTTGTGCCGGTACGCCGACAATGTTACATATTGAACCGCGTGATGAATTCGGTAATGCTTGTAATTTCGATGAAAACGATGATCCAGTAAAG GGCTATCGTGTCGAGATTTTCGATTTGAATGGCGAACCCATTGAAAAACTACATCACGCCATCGCCTTCAACTATGACCGCGTGAATACGCGTGTTGCTGTGACGGCGCTGTTCCCGGAGCCAATATGTCTGCGTGCCGTTATAAGCTACCTTCAACAGAAGCTGCCAAACGGTGATTTTGACATCATTGTGCTTAGTG GCAGTGACACCACGTTAGTGCATAAAAATATCGCATCACGTAAACATAATATTTGCTATGAAGCCAAATTATTAAGCATCTACGGCACACCGAAGAGTAAACCACGTAAAGTTCTCTGCTATGTGGGGCCCAAACAA AATTCGCTTATTTTTCAGGTGACCATCAAAGAGATGATACTCAAATTTATACCCAAACGCATTGCGACATTCCGTCTGTGTCCATCAactaaattccattttttgcccACAATGGCCACACAACCACATGGACCGGTATTTATAATTGATGATGGCGCCCAGCCGAAAATCGAATTAGCATCACGTGATCGCAATATTATTGCAGCaacttttacacattttttgttgaagAATATTGGTGGTTCGGAAACGTTTAAGGATAAACAGGACTTTTTCTACCACGAAGTGCGCAAATTTCATGCGAGCTATTATCATGAGAAGCTCGCATTGAGGGTGAATCGTGAAAAGATATTAGAGAGCAGCATGAAAGCCACTAAAGGTTTTTCCGTATCCGACTGGTGTGGTAACTTTGAGGTTACATTTCAGGGAGAACAAG GCATCGATTGGGGTGGCTTACGGCGTGAATGGTTCGAATTGGTTTGCAGCGCATTGTTCGATCCACGCGGCGGTCTCTTCTGCACATTTCATGACAAACATCAAGCGCTGGTGCATCCAAATCCAAATCGACCATCACATCTCAAGCTGAAACATTTCGAATTTGCCGGCAAGATTGTGGgtaaatgtttgtatgaaagcGCATTGGGCGGCACTTATCGGCAACTGGTGCGAGCACGTTTTACCAGATCATTTCTGGCGCAACTCATCGGTTTGCGCGTGCACTATAAG TACTTCGAACAAGACGATCCCGATTTGTATCTAtccaaaatcaaatatattttagataCAGATTTAGATGCAACCGATTCATTAGAATTGTATTTCGTCGAAGAAGTTTACGATACCAGCGGGCAATTGAGCAAAACTGTTGAGCTAACGCCGAATGGGTCGAAGGTGCGCGTCTCGAATGCGACTAAAAATCAATATCTGGACGCTTTGGCGCAACAACGGCTCTGCAGTAGCGTTAAAGAAGAAGTTGATGCATTTCTAAAGGGACTAAATGGTATTATACCGGATAATTTGCTAAGCATTTTCGATGAGAACGAATTAGAG CTTTTGATGTGCGGCACCGGCGAATATTCGATAGCCGACTTCAAGGCTCATCATATCATAAATGGGAATTCTACTGAGTTTCGACGTGTGCTGGCTTGGTTCTGGGCGGCTGTTAGTAATTTTAGTCAAACTGAAATGGCACGTTTGCTGCAATTCACTACAGGTTGTTCACAATTGCCACCAGGCGGTTTTCAGGAATTGAATCCACAATTTCAAATAACTGCAGCGCCGACATTCGGTAATCTACCGACAGCGCACACGTG CTTTAATCAGCTCTGCCTGCCCGACTACGAGAGTTACGAACAATTTGAGAAGGCACTTCTACTGGCTATAAGTGAGGGCAGTGAAGGTTTTGGCATGGTCTAA